From a single Eleginops maclovinus isolate JMC-PN-2008 ecotype Puerto Natales chromosome 2, JC_Emac_rtc_rv5, whole genome shotgun sequence genomic region:
- the LOC134880018 gene encoding zinc finger protein 862-like codes for MHCRPVSDFKWMCEMDEKKGLDLGSTYRNEKSCKEFLVAIAEITRLAIEDKVKSAKFITIMSDGSTDVSATEQEIVYLHFAVDGKTHCNFLGLVQCDKPDANGIYDAIMQAVKLPGIPKEEMMKKIVGFAGDGAAVNTGKKAGVIALMRERISGDILMVQCMAHRVELAFKEAMKQASLFIKVYVLLDALYKLYRIPKQAAGLKAAFSTTNISKIWPVRVGGTRWVSHTHTALQNMLRGYRAIVLHLSQVATTRTASGMQAKAKGLLKTLRSKDAMTFAHFLSDILAVLSKLSKTLQQREVCTYHVHEALKATMTSINKFKDRAGPEQRKLQQGDCNSFEGQTLTGVDHSSGQIEKVVEALVGSLARRFSDMGGEVLKATKIADMQSWPQEHEDDFGDDFIGVIIDHYREHFDNVGVDVSAIEAEWTSLKQALYENQGNKIHSMSWPSVFELYKSTFPNILHVIDLVLSLPAATSECERGFSQMKITKSQYRNRLKATTMTMLMTIQLHSEPTKDFDPSSAIHQWNQNHNRRPNFMEGRKKGRMAALEGAKQVQEDIDGVDGVDGAQTVAEAAGGAVVEAETKEINSDDSDWFTDMEDNVDSDDGEMEDRGLVGEDEE; via the exons ATGCACTGCAGACCAGTTTCTGATTTCAAATGGATGTGTGAGATGGATGAGAAGAAGGGCCTGGATCTCGGCAGCacctacagaaatgaaaagagctgtaaggagtttttggttgctatagcCGAAATCACCCGTCTAGCAATTGAAGACAAGGTAAAGAGTGCTAAGTTTATCACAATAATGTCCGACGGATCAACAGATGTCTCTGCCACTGAACAAGAGATTGTTTACTTGCACTTTGCAGTGGATGGCAAGACTCACTGCAATTTCCTTGGACTTGTACAGTGTGACAAACCAGATGCCAATGGCATCTATGATGCTATAATGCAAGCTGTAAAGCTCCCGGGGATCCcaaaggaagaaatgatgaagaagattgTGGGATTTGCTGGTGATGGGGCGGCTGTCAACACCGGGAAAAAGGCTGGGGTGATCGCTCTCATGCGGGAAAGAATCAGTGGAGACATACTGATGGTGCAGTGCATGGCCCATAGGGTGGAATTGGCCTTCAAAGAAGCCATGAAACAAGCCTCTTTGTTCATCAAAGTCTATGTCCTCCTGGATGCTCTGTACAAGCTTTACAGGATCCCTAAACAGGCCGCTggtttgaaggcagctttcagTACCACCAACATCTCCAAGATCTGGCCTGTCCGAGTTGGAGGAACGCGCTGGGTTAGCCATACCCACACAGCACTGCAAAACATGTTGCGTGGTTACCGTGCAATTGTTCTTCATCTCAGTCAA gTTGCCACCACCAGGACAGCTAGTGGTATGCAAGCAAAGGCAAAAGGTCTCCTGAAAACGCTGCGCTCCAAAGATGCCATGACTTTTGCCCACTTCCTAAGTGACATTCTGGCCGTTCTCTCCAAACTGTCGAagacgctgcagcagagagaagtttgtACCTATCATGTACATGAAGCACTGAAGGCCACAATGACCAGCATCAACAAATTCAAGGACCG GGCAGGACCTGAGCAGCGGAAACTCCAGCAGGGAGACTGTAACTCCTTTGAAGGTCAGACCCTAACAGGGGTAGACCACTCTTCAGGCCAGATTGAGAAGGTCGTTGAGGCATTGGTTGGTTCACTAGCCCGGAGATTCAGTGACATGGGAGGTGAAGTCCTCAAAGCTACAAAAATAGCGGACATGCAGTCATGGCCTCAGGAGCATGAAGATGATTTTGGGGATGACTTCATTGGAGTGATTATCGACCACTACAGGGAGCACTTCGACAATGTTGGAGTAGATGTAAGTGCAATCGAAGCAGAGTGGACCTCCCTCAAACAAGCATTGTACGAAAACCAGGGGAACAAGATTCACTCCATGTCCTGGCCATCTGTGTTTGAGCTTTACAAGAGCACGTTTCCAAATATCCTGCATGTAATTGATCTGGTCTTATCACTCCCTGCCGCCACctctgagtgtgagagaggattCTCTCAAATGAAGATTACCAAGTCCCAGTACAGGAATAGACTGAAGGCTACCACCATGACAATGCTCATGACAATTCAGCTGCACTCAGAGCCTACAAAGGATTTTGATCCATCATCTGCCATTCACCAGTGGAATCAAAACCACAATCGCAGACCCAACTTcatggagggaagaaagaaaggcagaatggCAGCTTTGGAGGGAGCCAAACAAGTGCAGGAAGACATTGATGGAGTTGACGGAGTGGATGGTGCTCAAACGGTTGCTGAAGCTGCTGGGGGTGCAGTAGTTGAAGCTGAAACCAAGGAGATAAACTCTGATGACTCAGACTGGTTTACAGACATGGAGGATAATGTAGATTCTGACGATGGTGAGATGGAAGATAGAGGTCTTGTTGGTGAGGATGAGGAATGA
- the LOC134882364 gene encoding general transcription factor II-I repeat domain-containing protein 2A-like — protein sequence MAEKRKRTYYFHGEWEQEFFFTTVKDACVCLICRATVAIPKRHNVERHFKTCHASYHANYPPGSALRVEKVSELKAGLCKQQSFFTRPAKKSQKATEASFRATEHLIKKKKAFTDGDLFKETMMIVLNTVLKDEKYGKEVLSSVADVQMGASTMVRRVTAMSDNLTDQLDQDLRECRWFSIQCDESIDSSSTAQLMMFVRMVFQDFSTKEELLTLLPLKTSTRGVDIYNAVKEFFNNRNIPLEKLVSITTDGAPAMTGRHAGFIALCKSDPAFPKFVQYHCIIHQQALCAKVIGFEHVMTPVVRIINSIRSKAKQHRSFKVMLAELSAEYGDLLLHTDIRWLSRGRILLRFLSLLREIKDFMKSRDEDTSLLEDVAWLLDLAFLTDITGKLNNLNCALQGKGKTVADMISALNAFKAQMSIFSAHLQRKKVLHFPSLQMVLNDNTSASEIFGNAAEKYTQVINRVGQEFENRFCDIDKLEPCVSFVSNPFINVDTTSIAEQLSAMFSLDAGQVEIEIVTLQNDIRLKAHQAAANFWGLVDTEKYSGLCTAAMKVASLFGSTYLCESAFSDMNFIKNEHRTRLTDAHLQDSLRLAVSNYSPDYEALVASMQCQASH from the exons atggcagaaaaaagaaagagaacgtATTATTTTCACGGTGAATGGgagcaagagtttttttttaccactgtaaAAGATGCCTGCGTGTGTCTCATTTGCCGGGCGACTGTGGCGATACCAAAGCGGCACAATGTTGAGAGGCATTTCAAGACCTGTCACGCAAGCTACCATGCTAACTACCCACCGGGCAGCGCACTACGAGTGGAAAAAGTAAGTGAGCTAAAGGCAGGATTGTGCAAGCAACAGTCTTTTTTCACAAGACCAGCTAAAAAATCTCAGAAAGCTACCGAAGCCTCgttcagagcaacagaacacctgataaagaagaagaaggcatttACAGATGGAGACCTTTTCAAGGAAACGATGATGATAGTTCTGAACACTGTGCTTAAAGACGAGAAATATGGGAAGGAAGTGCTCTCTTCTGTAGCTGATGTTCAAATGGGGGCAAGCACAATGGTCAGGAGAGTGACAGCAATGTCCGACAACTTGACTGATCAGCTGGACCAGGATCTCAGGGAGTGCAGGTGGTTCAGCATCCAATGTGATGAGTCCatcgacagcagcagcacggcgcAGCTGATGATGTTTGTTCGGATGGTGTTTCAAGATTTCTCTACAAAAGAGGAACTTCTCACACTACTCCCCCTAAAAACCAGCACAAGGGGGGTTGATATCTACAACGCGGTGAAGGAgtttttcaacaacagaaacataccaCTGGAAAAGCTGGTGTCGATTACCACCGATGGGGCTCCTGCGATGACCGGACGGCATGCAGGGTTCATCGCGCTCTGTAAAAGCGACCCAGCGTTCCCGAAATTCGTACAGTACCACTgcatcattcaccagcaggccttATGTGCAAAG gtgatcGGCTTCGAGCACGTAATGACTCCTGTTGTGAGGATCATAAACAGCATCCGTTCCAAAGCTAAACAACACCGAAGTTTCAAGGTGATGTTGGCGGAGCTGTCGGCTGAATATGGGGACCTGCTTCTCCACACGGACATCCGATGGCTCAGCAGAGGACGGATTCTGCTCCGGTTTTTGTCGCTGTTGAGGGAGATCAAAGATTTTATGAAATCTAGAGACGAAGACACATCGCTGCTGGAGGACGTTGCGTGGCTACTAGACCTGGCATTTCTGACGGACATTACTGGAAAACTGAACAATCTGAACTGTGCGCTGCAAGGCAAAGGTAAGACTGTTGCCGACATGATCAGTGCTTTAAATGCGTTTAAAGCACAGATGAGCATTTTCTCTGcgcatttacagagaaaaaaggtgctgcacttCCCCTCTTTGCAGATGGTGCTGAACGACAATACCTCTGCGTCTGAGATTTTTGGCAACGCTGCCGAAAAATACACTCAAGTCATAAACAGGGTTGGGCAAGAGTTTGAGAATAGGTTTTGTGACATTGATAAACTTGAGCCATGTGTGTCGTTCGTTTCGAATCCATTTATAAACGTGGACACAACGTCCATTGCTGAGCAACTAAGTGCAATGTTCAGCTTGGATGCTGGGCAGGtggaaatagaaatagtgaCACTGCAGAATGACATTCGCCTCAAAGCCCACCAGGCTGCAGCAAACTTTTGGGGCCTTGTTGATACTGAAAAGTACAGTGGTCTGTGCACAGCAGCAATGAAGGTTGCCAGTCTGTTTGGGTCTACCTATCTTTGTGAATCagccttttctgacatgaatttcATAAAAAACGAACACAGAACACGGCTCACTGATGCACATCTGCAAGACTCACTCAGACTTGCAGTGTCAAATTACAGCCCAGATTACGAGGCCCTGGTTGCCAGCATGCAATGCCAGGCTTCCCATTAA
- the LOC134880011 gene encoding piggyBac transposable element-derived protein 4-like codes for MFGEEEGDLCEFAGFGNEWKSDNFHSREKIPFNREPGIKIELPLPDVITPVQVFSRIFTEDMWMRLVTQTNLYAEQTRSATPSNSKWEPVTIVEMKTFVGLCLAMGIIELPSRRDFWRQKKWLFRTTIPQAMSRDRYLDYLKDRFQELYEVNGFVSVDESMVKFKGRLSFRQYLPLKPTKWGIKVWVMAESSTGYVSNFQVYTGRKAGGSEKGLAHRVVMDLARPYFGSHLSIYMDNFYSGVPLFEDLSAHGLDACGTIRSNRKGIPTKLAAMARHQYTVRQKDDLTFCAWQDTKAVLVLSNHHAPTATGTVKRRQGGDVQTEVTVPACLSDYQRNMKGVDLLDQMVGYYTIKHRSKKWWRRLFFYFLSVSCYNAYIVAKRAGANFSGYKDWQEDLAQELVTPVTARSAPQCATAPVSASAQHDCEKIFEKRKICRECSLAKNGTDARPGATVYGCRQCNVPLHVECFGKHVRRT; via the coding sequence ATGtttggggaggaagagggggattTGTGCGAGTTTGCCGGCTTCGGGAACGAGTGGAAAAGTGACAACTTTCACTCGCGGGAGAAAATACCATTTAATCGCGAACCTGGCATAAAGATAGAGCTGCCACTGCCAGATGTTATAACACCAGTACAGGTGTTCTCCCGTATCTTCACGGAAGACATGTGGATGCGTCTTGTAACGCAAACAAATTTATATGCTGAGCAAACACGGAGTGCAACTCCATCAAACAGCAAGTGGGAGCCTGTGACGATCGTCGAAATGAAGACGTTCGTGGGACTTTGTCTTGCCATGGGAATCATTGAACTGCCATCGCGAAGAGACTTCTGGCGTCAAAAGAAGTGGCTTTTCAGAACAACCATCCCACAAGCCATGTCAAGGGACAGGTACCTCGACTACCTGAAAGATCGTTTCCAGGAACTCTATGAAGTGAATGGCTTCGTGAGTGTCGATGAGAGTATGGTGAAATTCAAGGGTAGACTCTCTTTCCGACAGTATCTCCCTCTCAAACCCACCAAGTGGGGCATCAAGGTGTGGGTCATGGCTGAGAGCTCCACTGGCTATGTGTCAAACTTCCAGGTCTACACTGGACGTAAGGCGGGGGGGAGTGAGAAGGGCCTTGCGCACCGTGTGGTGATGGATCTGGCAAGACCATACTTTGGGTCCCATCTCTCCATTTATATGGACAATTTTTATTCTGGGGTGCCGCTCTTCGAAGACTTGAGTGCTCATGGCCTGGATGCCTGTGGGACCATTCGGTCCAACAGGAAAGGAATCCCCACGAAGCTTGCTGCCATGGCCAGGCATCAATACACGGTGCGCCAGAAGGATGACCTGACCTTCTGTGCCTGGCAGGACACGAAGGCCGTTTTGGTCCTGTCAAACCACCATGCACCAACGGCAACAGGGACTGTCAAAAGGAGACAGGGAGGAGATGTCCAGACAGAGGTCACAGTGCCAGCATGCCTCTCCGACTATCAGAGGAATATGAAGGGGGTCGATCTGTTGGACCAGATGGTGGGCTACTACACCATCAAGCATCGGTCCAAGAAATGGTGGCGGaggctctttttttatttcctgtcggTCAGCTGCTACAACGCCTACATTGTTGCCAAGAGAGCAGGAGCTAACTTCAGTGGCTACAAAGACTGGCAGGAGGACCTTGCACAGGAGCTTGTCACCCCTGTGACAGCAAGGAGTGCTCCTCAGTGCGCCACAGCACCTGTCTCAGCCTCAGCCCAGCACGACTGTGAGAAGATCTTTGAGAAGAGAAAGATCTGCAGGGAATGTTCTCTGGCAAAGAATGGCACAGACGCCCGTCCTGGTGCGACAGTTTATGGATGCAGGCAGTGTAATGTGCCCCTGCATGTTGAGTGCTTCGGAAAACATGTCCGCCGCACTTGA